A part of Pararoseomonas sp. SCSIO 73927 genomic DNA contains:
- a CDS encoding DUF2585 family protein: MRLSPRSRTALLLVAVAGVMAATLLAMGRIPICACGTVKLWHGAVNSAENSQHLADWYSLSHVIHGLLFYAALRWLAPRAGLGARAAMAALLEAAWEIAENTPMVIDRYREATAALGYTGDSVVNSLADLGFMLLGFLIAARLPWWLSLLLGIGMELLALAVIRDNLTLNVLMLLYPLDAVRRWQSALPS, translated from the coding sequence ATGCGCCTCTCCCCCCGGTCCCGCACCGCCCTCCTCCTGGTCGCCGTCGCCGGGGTCATGGCCGCCACCCTGCTGGCCATGGGCCGGATCCCGATCTGCGCCTGCGGCACCGTGAAGCTCTGGCACGGCGCGGTGAACAGCGCGGAGAACTCCCAGCACCTCGCCGACTGGTACTCGCTCTCGCACGTCATCCACGGGCTGCTCTTCTACGCGGCCCTCCGCTGGCTGGCGCCGCGCGCGGGGCTCGGCGCGCGCGCCGCCATGGCCGCGCTGCTGGAGGCGGCCTGGGAGATCGCGGAGAACACCCCGATGGTGATCGACCGCTACCGCGAGGCGACGGCGGCGCTCGGCTACACCGGCGACAGCGTGGTCAACTCCCTCGCCGATCTCGGCTTCATGCTGCTGGGCTTCCTGATCGCGGCGCGGCTGCCGTGGTGGCTCTCCCTCCTGCTCGGGATCGGGATGGAGCTGCTGGCCCTGGCGGTGATCCGGGACAACCTGACCCTGAACGTGCTGATGCTCCTCTACCCGCTCGACGCTGTCCGCCGCTGGCAGTCCGCGCTGCCAAGCTGA